ctatggaaaacattatgaatggcaaaagaggctggaagagccaaacaaaaagagaccggattaataatttcagaaattttataaggaccaataaactgaggcttaaacttaggagaagaaaccttcataggaacatgacaagaagacaaccgAACCAAATCCTCCAcatgaagccgaggaccaacacgccgacggcgattagcaaaacgttgacactttcctgagacaacgtcaaattgtccaccacttgagtccaaatctgctgcagcctgtccaccacagaattaacaccaggacaatcagaaggctcaacctgcccagaagaaaaacgaggatgaaaaccaaaattacaaaagaaaggtgaaaccaaagtagccgaactagcccgattattaagggcaaactcggccaacggcaagaaagacacccaatcatcctgatcagcagacacaaagcatctcaaataggtctccaaggtctgattagttcgctcagtttggccattagtctgaagatgaaacgccgaagaaaaagacaaatcaatgcccatcctagcacaaaaggcctgccaaaatctagagacaaactgagaacctctgtcagacacaatattctccggaatgccatgcaaacgaaccacatgctgaaaaaacaatggaaccagatctgaggaggaagccaacttaggcaaaggtaccaaatggaccattttagagaaccggtcacaaacaacccagataacagacatcttttgggaaacaggaagatccgaaataaaatccatggaaatatgcatccagggcctctcagggaccggcaaaggcaaaagcaacccactagcgcgggaacagcaaggcttggcccggacgcaagtcccacaggactgcacaaaagcacgcacatcgcgagacaaggaaggccaccaaaaggacctagcaaccaaatctctggtaccaaaaatcccaggatgaccagccaacactgaacaatgaacctcagaaattaccttacttgtccatctatcaggaacaaacagcttccccactggacagcggtcaggcttatcagcctgacattcctgaagcacccggcgcaaatcaggggagatagcagaaagaatcaccccctccttaagaatgccaaccggctccaggactccaggagaatcaggcgaaaaactcctagagagggcatcagccttaacattcttagatcccggaagatacgagaccacaaaatcgcttggccgactcgaggtaaatcagattcttatgatcggttaggaccacaacacggtgtttagctccctcaagccaatgtcaccactcctcaaacgcccacttcatagccaacaactcccgattgccgacatcataattgcgttccgcaggcaaaaaccttctggaaaaaaagcacacggtttcatcaaagaaccatcagactccctctgagacaagacggcccctgccccaatctcagaagcgtcgacctcaacctgaaaaggaagagaaacatccggttgacgcaacacaggggcagaagtaaatcggcgtttaaactcttgaaaggcctcaacagcctcagaggaccaattcgtcacatcagcgctctTCTTCGTCAaagcagtaaggggcttaaccacactagaaaagttggcaatgaaacggcgatagaaattagcaaagcccaaaaatttttgaagacccttcacagatgtgggttggatccagtcatgaatagcttggaccttaacaagatccatttctatagacgagggaggaaaaataaagcccaaaaaagagaccttctgaactccgaataggcacttataccccttcacaaataaagcattatcacaaaggatctggaacaccatcctgacctgcttcacatgagactcccaatcattggaaaaaatcaaaatatcatccaaatatacgaccatgaatttatcaagataattgcggaaaatatcatgcatgaaagactggaacacagatggagcattagagagcccaaatggcatcacaaggtattcaaaatggccttcgggcgtattaaatgcagttttccattcgtcaccctgtttaatacgaacaagattatatacccctcggcggtcaatcttagtaaaccaactagcccccttaatctgagcaaacaaatcagtaagcaaaggcaaggggtattggaatttgaccgtgatcttattaagaagacgataatcaatgcagggtctcaaggagccatccttcttagcaacaaaaaagaaacccgctcccaatggtgacgaagagggccgaatatgccctttctccaaagattccttaacatagctccgcatggcggaatgctctggcacagacagattgaaaagtcggcccttagggaacttacaaccaggaatcaagttaatagcacaatcacagtccctatgtggaggaagggaactggacttgggctcatcaaatacatcctggaaatccgacaaaaactcagggacctcagaagagggggaagaggaaattgacatcaaaggaacgtcactatgtaccccttgacaaccccaactagtcacagacatagttttccaatccagcaccggattatgttcctgtaaccatgaaaatcccagcacaacaacatcatgcaggttatgcaacatcagaaaacggcaatcttcctgatgtgcaggagccatgtacatagtcatctgtgtccagtactgaggtttatccttagccaagggtgtagcatcaatgcccctcaaaggaatagggctctgcaaaggctgcaaggaaaaaccacagcgcctggcgaattctaagtccattaagttcagggcagcacctgaatccacaaatgccatgacagaaaaggacgacaatgagcaaatcagggtcacagataagagaaatttaggctgtatagtactaatggtaacagacctagcgactctcttagtacgcttagggcaatcagagataacatgagccgaatcaccacagtaaaaacacagcctattctgacgtctgaattcctgccgttctattctagtcaaaatcctatcacattgcataggttcaggactatgctcagaggatactgccatatgatgcacagctttgcactcgcgcagacgccgatcaatctgaatgcctagagacatagattcgttcaaaccggcaggcgtaggaaagcccaccataacatctttaagggtttcagaaagaccttttctgaaaatagcagccagagcctcttcattccatttagtgagcacagaccattttctaaatttctggcagtataattctgccgcttcctgaccttgacacagggccaacagtgttttctcagcatgctctacagagttaggttcgtcatacaataatccgagcgcttgaaaaaatgcgtctacattcaataatgccggatcccctgtttcaagagaaaaagcccagtcttgcggatcaccacgcagcaaggatatgatgattttcacctgctgaatgggatcacctgaagaacggggtttcaaagcaaaaaacaatttgcagttatttttaaagttaaaaaacttggatctgtccccaaagaacaaatccggagtaggaattctgggctctaaagccggagtctggacaacatacaggtccttctcaaaaaattagcatatagtgttaaatttcattatttaccataatgtaatgattacaattaaactttcatatattatagattcattatccaccaactgaaatttgtcaggtcttttattgttttaatactgatgattttggcatacaactcctgataacccaaaaaacctgtctcaataaattagcatatttcacccatccaagcaaataaaagtgttttttaataacaaacaaaaaaaccaacaaataataatgttcagttatgcactcaatacttggtcgggaatcctttggcagaaatgactgcttcaatgccgcgtggcatggaggcaatcagcctgtgacactgctgagatgttatggaggcccaggatgcttcaatagcggccttaagctcatccagagtgttgggtcttgcatctctcaactttctcttcacaatatcccacagattctctatggggttcaggtcaggagagttggcaggccaattgagcacagtaataccatggtcagtaaaccatttaccagtggttttggcactgtgagcaggtgccaggtcgtgctgaaaaattaaatcttcatctccataaagcatttcagccgatggaagcatgaagtgctccaaaatctcctgatagctagctgcattgaccctgcccttgatgaaacacagtggaccaacaccagcagctgacatggcaccccacaccataactgactgtgggtacttgacactggacttcaggcattttggcatttccttctccccagtcttcctccagactctggcaccttgatttccgaatgacatgcaaaatttgctttcatcagaaaaaagtacttgggaccacttagcaacagtccagtgctgcttctctgtagctcaaaagtggctttacctggggaatgcggcacctgtagcccatttcctgcacacgcctgtgcacggtagctctggatgtttccacaccagactcagtccactgcttcctcaggttccccaaggtctggaatcggtccttctccacaatcttcctcagggtccggtctcctcttctcgttgtacagcgttttctgccacattgtttccttccaacagacttaccattgaggtgccttgatacagcactctgggaacagactatttgttgagaaatttctttctgggtcttaccctcttgcttgagggtgtcaatgatggccttcttgacatctgtcaggtcgctagtcttacccatgatgggggttttgagtaatgaaccaggcagggagtttataaaagcctcaggtatcttttgcatgtgtttagagttaattagttgattcagaagattagggtaataggtcgtttagagaaccttttcttgatatgctaatttattgagacaggttttttgggttatcaggagttgtatgccaaaatcatcagtattaaaacaataaaagacctgacaaatttcagttggtggataatgaatctataatatatgaaagtttaattgtaatcattacattatggtaaataatgaaatttaacactatatgctaattttttgagaaggacctgtagtcctggatactctgtactcttgcagccagttgatccacacgagaaaacaaaccctgagcatccatgccagagcatatatccagcaccacccagatatcaaaaggaaaaaagaggcaaaccagagcacagaaaaaaaatggttcagaactttcttttccttcttttgagatacatttaattcattttcggacacttgtactgttatgatctggtggtttaggaacaacatgagacaagctctgaaggaggtggtttctgtactgaccgcagaccctgaacctagcagcgcaactagaaatagccgtggggggtacctgacgctccctagacccctcggcgcagcctaagatctaacttcccctaaagaaggaaacaggaaacctatcttgcctcagagaaaatccccaaaggaaagatagccccccacaaatattgacggtgagaggaggggaaaataacatacgcagagatgaaatcagattttagcataggaggccagtctagcttgatagataggacaggaaaggatactgtgcggtcagtataaaaactacaaaaatccacgcagagtttacaaaatctccacacctgactaaaggtgtggagggtaaatctgcttcccagagcttccagctaacagaaaaaatccataatgacaagctggacaaaaatagaatgcacagaacaataagtccacaacatgtggactgaaatgagcaaagccagaacttatctttgcagaactggtcaggaaaccaggagaatccaagcagagatgtgaatccagccagagaacattgacaagtggcataggctgaagactagagccaggttaaatagcagagccaggagagacgattagtgaaagcagctgctaaagctaaacccaaggagcggcagttccactcaaaaccaccagagggagcccaaggacagaattcacaaaagtgccatttacaaccaccggagggagcccaagaacggaattcacaacagtacatacaaTCTCTGGCAATTTATTACTAGCCTGTTGTTATTTATTACTACTCCCCATATGTTGTTCCTGCTGCGCCTATACTCTGTGTTATGTGCGCACTCCGGTGTGAATGTCCTTTAGTGTCACACACCTTATCCTCAATACATATTGTTGTACTCTTTTGTAtttttgttaataaagtttattgattTTATATTTAAAATTGATTAAATTGTATTTTTCGGACATGGGGCATTATGCTCTCTGAAATTTATAGGTTTATAGGTGCTaaacatgcagggtgcccaaactttgcatcgcctcattttcctttttgtaatttataaaatgtaaatgatgaaaatatatatatatttgctgaaatacaaaggaaatgtgtcttcaagtttcttttgCTTCTCTATGTATCAGTTATGCAACAGATTTGCTTTTGACATTAATTATGTTTGTTAAACCTTGGAGGTCTCACTATGCTGAATGGGTTAATTTATTTCTATTTGCTTCTATCTAAAATGCATAGCAGGCACATTAGATATGTCTGTGTTTGTATTGATGACCTTGAGACAGTTGACCATTGGGGACTATGACGCTGGTATAGCATTGGCACTGGTTTTGATTGTGCCATTATTTGGTATGTGAGAGAATTAACAAAATTGTCTACTTTTTAGCATCTTAAGATCTGAATATATAACTGATCAAGGTATAAAAACCGCATTAGACATTGTTTCAATATGAAAATATGGCTAGATCTTTCCTTGTGGGCATGAAAATCACATTTGACCTTCTGACTACTGCTGTATGGTGCAATGATCTCTGTTATAGGGGACCCAACTTATTAGAAATAGATGGCATATCCTAAAGATATATCATCAATGTCTATCATTGGATTGAATCTTAAAACTCATAATTACTTTGTGCTTTGTGAATAAACTTATTTACACAACTTCACAATAATCTTTGTCAACTTTAATGCTAATTTTAAACTCTATCCCAAGGGTCTGCTTGTAGTAATCATAGAGAACCTTTTCCCTAGGAAAGACAAAGAAGTAGAAAAGGAATTAAACAGCAACTCTCACGTGATCATCATGTAAATGGTAAATGTTTATTTAACCGGTTGTATAACTGATGCCTATTAGTTGAAAATACATCCTAATAACTAAACAGACACTACGAACATTACAGAAGCTTTTTTACAATTAGAATGTGCTTTATTGCGCTTCTATTAATATTCTATTTCCTTCCTGTAATTTCTTATACTTGCTCTACTGACAACCTGGGTAAGAGTATGCTATCAAATATAAGATGACATATTGCTATGTTTCCTCTTTAAATTATAATGTAAttgtgcatatacagtggggcaaaaaagtatttagtcagtcagcaatagtgcaagttccaccacttaaaaagatgggaggcgtctgtaatttacatcataggtagacctcaactatgggagacaaactgagaaaaaaaaatccagaaaatcacattgtctgtttttttaacattttatttgcatattatggtggaaaataagtatttggtcagaaacaaaatttcatctcaatactttgtaatatatcctttgttggcaatgacagaggtcaaacgttttctgtaagtcttcacaaggttgccacacactgttgttggtatgttggcccattcctacatgcagatctcctctagagcagtaatgtttttggcttttcgcttggcaacacggactttcaactccctccaaaggttttctatagggttgaaatctggagactggctagaccactccaggaccttgaaatgcttcttacgaagccactccttcgttgccctggcggtgtgctttggatcattgtcatgttgcaagacccagccacgtttcatcttcaatgcccttgttgatggaaggaggtttgcactcaaaatctcacgatacatggccccattcattctttcatgtacccggatcagtcatcctggcccctttgcagtgaaacagccccaaagcatgatgtttccaccaccatgctttacagtaggtatggtgtttgatggatgcaactcagtattctttttcctccaaacacgacaagttgtgtttctaccaaacagttccagtttggtttcatcagaccataggacattctcccaaaactcctctggatcatccaaatgctctctagcaaacttcagactggcccagacatgtactggcttaagcagtgggacacgtctggcactgcaggatctgagtccatggtggcgtagtgtgttacttatggtaggccttgttacattggtcccagctctctgcagttcattcactaggtccccccgcgtggttctgggatttttgctcaccgttcttgtgatcattctgaccccatggggtgggattttgcgtggagccccagatcgagggagattatcagtggtcttgtatgtcttccattttctaattattgctcccactgttgatttcttcactccaagctggttggctattgcagattcagtcttcccagcctggtgcagggctacaattttgtttctggtgtcctttgacagctctttggtcttcaccatagtggagtttggagtcagactgtttgagggtgtgcacaggtgtctttttatactgataacaagtttaaacaggtgccattactacaggtaatgagtggaggaaagaggagactcttaaagaagaagttacaggtctgtgagagccagaaatcttgattgtttgtttttgaccaaatacttattttccaccataaaatgcaaaaaaaatgataaaaaaacagacaatgtgattttctggatttttttttctcagtttgtctcccatagttgaggtctacctatgatgtaaattacagacgcctctcatctttttaagtggtggaacttgcactattgctgactgactaaatacttttttgccccactgtatgtccactGGTCAcaaggacatattttaatatgctcTTAAAACCAGGGCTTTGGTTCTGACTTCACAAATTGTTTAACAGATAGACATTAGCAAGTTTGAAATGGAAGTCAAGAAGCGATCTTCCATCATACAAGTATTAGGAGCATAATAAAGGTAAACCTATAGAGATTCCACAGTCTCTATTTTACATTTCTAATATTAAAAAAGTTGTTAAATGCATCTCTAATTTAGCAAATGTGTTAGGCATATGATTTTGTGATGCTTTCCAATCCATAACTATTCCTGGTTCTCTCGACCTGTACTTGTTAGTGCAGCCGTCCTCCTAGACTGCACAGCTCACCTGATTGAGAAGCATATATCCAGATCCATACATCAGCCCACTCCAATTGAAAAACATTGTAGATGAGAAAGGTGTTATTTttaattggaggaggctgatggacagatCCAGTCAACTTTTATTTTACATACACTGATATACAGTTTATTATGCACAATCCTATTGATCAATTAACTAAGTAACATAAACACTGGTTCTAAGAGAATACGAGCAGAGGAACGCAAGGTCTCATTAAGGTCACATCAGAAATGAACTTAGACTCATTAGGTAAGTAATTCAAATCCACCAATTTAGGTGGGATTGGCCGAACATCTAATGTGTAGGAGTCCTTCCAACTGTTCCCCAACAGATTATGGCAGGAGACGTAAGGATCGGGTGGTTTGAATTCAATCCGCAGATGACTTTGGTTTGCTAGGATGATTCTTGCCACATCTTTCTCGTAGAGAACACAACAGGAGCACTTCACAGGGCCTAGAATTCCTATGTAAGGGAAGCCGCGAGAGATATCTTTAAGCTGAATGATCTTTTGGCCATTAGCTATTTAATATGTATGGACAGCTAAAACATGGCCATTCAAATGAAATAACCTTTTTATTGAATCTGTGGTCTAGTCTACGTATAAAATGGTTTTGGCAAAAAATGAATAAAGAAAGGTATATTTCAAAGTTATTCATGTAGTTACATTTTCCTCAATTCTAATTATACAGAAGGAATTTCTTTTCTTCCTTTATGGTCAAATTTTCCTTATTTCCTTATGACCAAAATGATTCACCAGAATTTCTTTGTTGGTGAACACCACTTTAAATGATATTACTATGTAGGCTTGTCTTGATTTGACTTGAAGTTTTGGGAAATGTAAGATTCTGAAGTGGTCAATGTACTGATCTATGCATCACTTACAGGACTGCTTTATGATGGAAATCTATAATGGTAACAACATCACTGAATTCATTCTAGTTGGCTTCCCGACACGTCAGAAGGTGCAGCGAGTTCTTTTTGCAGTGTTTCTAATTATTTATCTTCTAACTGTCGTAGAAAATGTGGTCATCGTCATAACAATCAAATGCAATGTAAAACTCCACAAACCCATGTACTATCTGCTGTCTAGCTTATCATTCTTAGAAATCTGGTATGTTACAGTTACTGTTCCCAACCTTCTCAACAATTTATTGACTCGGAACAATAAGATCTCTTTCATCGCTTGCATGATTCAGTTGTATATCTTTATATCGCTGGCCTGCACGGAATGTGTTTTGTTAGCAGCTATGGCATTTGACAGATACATTGCTATATGCTTTCCACTACGCTATCCAGCCATCATGAATAACACCTTATGTCTGCAGTTGACTATTGGCCCCTGGATCTTGGGTTTTTCCATTGCCCTGATTAAAGCTGTTTTTATTTTTAGGTTGCGTTTTTGTGGCCCTAACGTGATCAACCACTTTTTTTGTGATATTTCGCCAGTGCTAAACTTAGCTTGCACAGACATGTCTTTCACGGAGTTGGTGGATTTCATTCTCGCC
This region of Ranitomeya imitator isolate aRanImi1 chromosome 1, aRanImi1.pri, whole genome shotgun sequence genomic DNA includes:
- the LOC138665112 gene encoding olfactory receptor 6B1-like encodes the protein MCFIALLLIFYFLPVISYTCSTDNLENVVIVITIKCNVKLHKPMYYLLSSLSFLEIWYVTVTVPNLLNNLLTRNNKISFIACMIQLYIFISLACTECVLLAAMAFDRYIAICFPLRYPAIMNNTLCLQLTIGPWILGFSIALIKAVFIFRLRFCGPNVINHFFCDISPVLNLACTDMSFTELVDFILAMIIIMIPLVLIIFTYICILWAVVRMPNNQGRKKAFSTCAAHLTVVIIFYTTTLFIYARPKKASPYDRNKLVTIFYSIITPFFNPIIYCLRNNEVKKTIKKIFLTSHGIVLG